A genomic region of Streptomyces sp. R33 contains the following coding sequences:
- a CDS encoding GNAT family N-acetyltransferase, whose amino-acid sequence MSDTRTHLAHTSQLGADVLGEVRALLGSAFDGDFGDEDFEHALGGMHVLVREGGELVAHGSVVQRRVLHRGRALRTGYVEAVAVRADRRRRGLGGQVMAGLEGVIERAYVLGALSASDDGARLYAGRGWAVWGGQIGALSPAGPVRLAEEEGSTYVWLPPGGVWGDPAGRLDFDWRDGDVL is encoded by the coding sequence ATGAGCGACACCCGCACCCACCTCGCCCACACCTCCCAGCTCGGGGCGGACGTCCTCGGCGAGGTGCGCGCCCTGCTCGGCAGTGCCTTCGACGGGGACTTCGGCGACGAGGACTTCGAGCACGCGCTCGGCGGCATGCACGTGCTCGTGCGCGAGGGCGGGGAGCTCGTCGCGCACGGGAGCGTGGTGCAGCGGCGCGTACTGCACCGGGGACGGGCCCTGCGGACCGGATACGTCGAGGCCGTGGCCGTACGGGCGGACCGGCGCCGGCGCGGTCTCGGCGGGCAGGTGATGGCCGGGCTCGAGGGCGTCATCGAGCGGGCCTACGTACTCGGGGCCCTGTCGGCCTCCGACGACGGGGCCCGGCTGTACGCGGGACGGGGGTGGGCCGTGTGGGGCGGGCAGATCGGGGCGCTGTCACCCGCCGGGCCGGTGCGGCTCGCCGAGGAGGAGGGGTCCACGTACGTATGGCTGCCGCCCGGCGGGGTGTGGGGGGATCCCGCCGGGCGGCTCGACTTCGACTGGCGTGACGGGGACGTGCTGTAG